Proteins encoded in a region of the Vibrio ponticus genome:
- the mioC gene encoding FMN-binding protein MioC has protein sequence MIHIITGSTLGGAEYVGDHLSDLLIEKGLETTIHNQPNLTEIDNQGTWLIITSTHGAGEYPDNIKPFIQTLQDTPPKMTEVKYAVIAIGDSSYDTFCAAGKHAYDLLEDIGGTPICDLLTIDILAQSVPEDAAEVWLQDHIERF, from the coding sequence ATGATTCATATCATTACAGGCAGTACCTTAGGTGGTGCGGAATACGTCGGTGATCACCTAAGTGATCTGCTGATTGAAAAAGGCTTAGAAACCACGATCCACAACCAACCAAATCTAACAGAGATCGACAACCAAGGTACTTGGTTGATCATCACTTCAACCCATGGTGCGGGTGAATATCCAGATAACATCAAACCGTTTATCCAGACGCTACAAGATACACCACCAAAGATGACCGAGGTGAAATATGCCGTTATCGCGATTGGTGATTCAAGCTACGATACCTTCTGTGCGGCTGGTAAGCATGCCTACGACCTACTAGAAGACATCGGTGGAACCCCGATTTGTGACCTATTAACCATCGATATATTGGCGCAATCCGTTCCAGAAGATGCCGCAGAAGTATGGTTACAAGATCATATTGAACGTTTTTAA
- a CDS encoding ParA family protein has translation MGKIVAIANQKGGVGKTTTCINLAASMAATKRKVLVIDLDPQGNATMASGVDKYQVDATAYELLVEDVAFQDVVITKTTGHYDLIAANGDVTAAEIKLMEVFAREVRLKQALASVRDNYDFIFIDCPPSLNLLTINAMAAADSVLVPMQCEYFALEGLTALMDTISKLAAVVNENLKIEGLLRTMYDPRNRLSNEVSDQLKKHFGTKVYRTVIPRNVRLAEAPSHGKPAMYYDKHSAGAKAYLALAGEMLRREEVPA, from the coding sequence GTGGGAAAAATTGTAGCCATTGCCAACCAGAAAGGCGGTGTTGGAAAAACAACGACTTGTATTAATTTAGCTGCGTCTATGGCCGCAACTAAACGCAAGGTACTGGTTATCGATCTTGACCCACAGGGCAACGCAACCATGGCGAGTGGTGTCGACAAATACCAAGTTGATGCCACAGCATATGAGCTTTTAGTTGAAGATGTCGCGTTTCAGGATGTGGTGATCACTAAGACGACGGGGCATTACGACTTAATTGCTGCCAATGGCGATGTGACCGCTGCTGAGATTAAATTGATGGAAGTGTTTGCTCGCGAGGTGCGTTTAAAGCAAGCGCTTGCGTCGGTTCGCGATAACTATGATTTCATCTTTATCGATTGTCCTCCTTCTCTAAACCTTCTTACAATCAATGCCATGGCCGCAGCAGATTCTGTGTTAGTGCCAATGCAGTGTGAGTATTTTGCACTAGAAGGTTTAACTGCGTTAATGGATACCATTAGCAAGCTAGCCGCTGTTGTTAACGAGAATCTAAAAATCGAAGGGTTGTTGCGCACTATGTATGACCCGAGAAACCGGCTTTCCAATGAAGTATCCGATCAATTGAAAAAGCACTTTGGCACCAAAGTGTACCGTACTGTTATTCCTCGCAATGTTCGCTTAGCAGAAGCGCCAAGTCATGGTAAGCCTGCTATGTACTACGACAAACATTCCGCAGGCGCTAAAGCTTATCTAGCTCTAGCGGGTGAAATGCTTCGTCGTGAAGAAGTACCTGCATAA
- the mnmG gene encoding tRNA uridine-5-carboxymethylaminomethyl(34) synthesis enzyme MnmG gives MLYHENFDVIVVGGGHAGTEAALASARTGQKTLLLTHNIDTLGQMSCNPAIGGIGKGHLVKEVDAMGGLMAQAIDHAGIQFRTLNASKGPAVRATRAQADRALYKAFVRDVLENTPNLTLFQQAVDDLIVENDRAVGVVTQMGLKFRAKAVVLTVGTFLGGKIHIGMESSSGGRAGDPPSIALANRLRELPLRVDRLKTGTPPRIDANSVDFSVLEAQHGDNPTPVFSFMGNRNQHPRQIPCFITHTNERTHDVIRNNLDRSPMYAGVIEGIGPRYCPSIEDKVMRFADKNSHQIFIEPEGLTTTELYPNGISTSLPFDVQVQIVRSMKGFENAHIVRPGYAIEYDFFDPRDLKQTYENKFIAGLFFAGQINGTTGYEEAAAQGLMAGLNASLYSQDKEGWSPRRDQAYVGVLIDDLSTMGTKEPYRMFTSRAEYRLLLREDNADLRLTEKARELGLIDDVRWARFNEKIDNMEKERQRLKETWMNPKSAGIDELNALLKAPMAREASGEDLLRRPEITYAQLTQLAAFQPALEDQQAAEQVEIQVKYEGYIKRQQDEIEKSLRHENTKLPADLDYKQVSGLSNEVVLKLSEAKPESIGIASRISGITPAAISILLVHLKKQGLLKKGEEA, from the coding sequence ATGCTTTATCACGAAAACTTTGACGTCATTGTGGTTGGTGGCGGTCACGCAGGAACGGAAGCCGCACTCGCATCAGCGCGTACAGGGCAAAAAACCCTCTTATTGACTCATAACATTGACACACTAGGTCAAATGTCATGTAACCCAGCAATCGGTGGCATCGGCAAAGGGCATCTAGTGAAAGAAGTGGATGCTATGGGTGGCTTAATGGCGCAAGCCATTGATCATGCTGGTATTCAATTTCGCACATTGAATGCTTCTAAAGGTCCTGCGGTACGTGCTACACGTGCACAAGCAGACCGTGCGTTGTACAAAGCCTTTGTGCGCGATGTGTTAGAGAACACACCAAACCTAACTCTTTTCCAACAAGCAGTGGATGATCTGATTGTTGAAAACGATCGTGCTGTGGGTGTGGTTACCCAAATGGGGCTCAAATTCCGCGCTAAAGCGGTTGTATTGACCGTTGGTACCTTCCTTGGTGGTAAGATTCACATTGGTATGGAAAGTTCGTCAGGTGGCCGTGCAGGCGATCCTCCATCGATCGCATTAGCAAATCGTCTACGTGAACTGCCACTGCGTGTGGATCGTTTAAAAACAGGTACGCCACCACGTATCGATGCCAATAGTGTTGATTTTTCAGTACTTGAAGCACAACACGGTGATAATCCAACACCGGTGTTCTCGTTTATGGGCAATCGTAACCAACATCCGCGTCAGATCCCGTGTTTTATTACTCATACCAATGAGCGTACTCACGATGTGATCCGCAACAACCTTGATCGTAGCCCAATGTATGCTGGCGTGATTGAAGGTATTGGTCCACGTTACTGCCCATCGATCGAAGATAAGGTGATGCGTTTTGCTGATAAAAACAGCCACCAAATTTTTATCGAGCCAGAAGGTCTCACCACCACAGAGCTTTACCCGAATGGTATTTCCACCAGCTTGCCATTTGACGTGCAGGTGCAAATCGTTCGTTCAATGAAAGGTTTTGAGAACGCACACATCGTGCGTCCAGGTTACGCGATTGAGTACGATTTCTTCGATCCTCGCGATTTGAAGCAAACTTACGAAAACAAATTTATTGCTGGTTTGTTCTTTGCTGGTCAAATTAACGGTACTACTGGTTACGAAGAAGCGGCAGCACAGGGTCTAATGGCGGGTCTAAACGCAAGTTTGTACAGCCAAGACAAAGAAGGCTGGAGCCCTCGTCGTGACCAAGCGTATGTGGGTGTACTTATCGACGACCTATCAACCATGGGTACTAAAGAGCCATACCGCATGTTTACCTCTCGTGCGGAATACCGTTTATTGCTACGTGAAGACAATGCCGATCTACGTTTGACCGAAAAAGCACGTGAGCTTGGTTTGATTGATGATGTTCGTTGGGCGCGTTTCAATGAGAAAATCGACAACATGGAAAAAGAGCGTCAACGCCTAAAAGAGACTTGGATGAATCCAAAATCGGCGGGTATTGATGAGCTTAACGCATTACTGAAAGCGCCAATGGCACGTGAAGCAAGCGGTGAAGATCTTCTCCGTCGTCCAGAGATCACTTACGCACAGCTAACCCAATTAGCTGCATTCCAGCCTGCTCTAGAGGATCAACAAGCTGCTGAGCAAGTTGAAATTCAGGTTAAGTACGAAGGCTACATCAAGCGTCAACAAGATGAGATTGAGAAGTCACTGCGTCATGAAAACACCAAACTGCCTGCGGATCTTGATTACAAACAAGTAAGCGGTTTGTCTAACGAAGTGGTGCTCAAACTATCGGAAGCGAAACCGGAATCAATTGGTATTGCATCACGTATTTCTGGTATTACACCTGCGGCGATCTCAATCCTGCTGGTTCACCTGAAAAAACAAGGTCTACTGAAAAAGGGTGAGGAAGCCTAA
- the mnmE gene encoding tRNA uridine-5-carboxymethylaminomethyl(34) synthesis GTPase MnmE → MTTDTIVAQATAPGRGGVGIIRVSGPLAEKVALEVTGKTLRPRYAEYLPFSDEAGNQLDQGIALYFPNPHSFTGEDVLELQGHGGPVVMDMLIKRILKIDGIRTARPGEFSERAFLNDKLDLAQAEAIADLIDASSEEAAKSALQSLQGAFSQRINTLVESLIHLRIYVEAAIDFPEEEIDFLADGKVSADLQAIIDNLNAVRKEANQGAIMREGMKVVIAGRPNAGKSSLLNALSGKESAIVTDIAGTTRDVLREHIHIDGMPLHIIDTAGLRDASDEVEKIGIERAWDEIAQADRVLFMVDGTTTDATDPKDIWPDFVDRLPDSIGMTVIRNKADQTGEELGICHVNSPTLIRLSAKTGAGVDALRSHLKECMGFAGGHEGGFMARRRHLEALERASEHLDIGQQQLEGYMAGEILAEELRIAQQHLNEITGEFSSDDLLGRIFSSFCIGK, encoded by the coding sequence ATGACTACAGATACCATTGTCGCCCAAGCTACTGCACCCGGTCGTGGCGGTGTCGGTATTATCCGCGTCTCAGGTCCGCTAGCAGAAAAAGTTGCGCTGGAAGTGACAGGTAAGACTCTTCGTCCACGTTACGCAGAATACCTACCATTTAGTGACGAAGCAGGTAATCAGCTAGACCAAGGCATCGCCCTTTACTTCCCTAACCCGCACTCATTCACCGGTGAAGATGTACTTGAGCTACAAGGTCATGGCGGTCCGGTTGTGATGGATATGCTGATCAAGCGTATTCTAAAAATTGACGGCATTCGCACTGCACGCCCAGGTGAGTTCTCAGAGCGTGCCTTCTTAAACGACAAGCTCGATTTAGCTCAGGCAGAAGCCATTGCTGACTTAATTGATGCCAGCTCAGAAGAAGCGGCAAAATCAGCACTACAGTCACTACAAGGTGCATTCTCACAACGCATCAATACCTTGGTCGAATCGTTAATTCATCTGCGTATCTACGTGGAAGCCGCGATTGATTTCCCAGAAGAAGAAATCGATTTTCTTGCCGATGGTAAAGTCTCTGCCGATCTACAAGCGATTATCGACAACCTCAATGCCGTGCGTAAAGAAGCCAACCAAGGCGCGATTATGCGTGAAGGGATGAAAGTGGTGATTGCCGGTCGTCCAAATGCGGGTAAATCAAGCCTACTGAATGCGTTATCCGGTAAAGAGTCGGCGATTGTTACTGATATTGCGGGCACCACTCGTGATGTACTGCGTGAACATATCCATATTGATGGCATGCCGCTACACATTATCGATACCGCAGGTCTGCGCGATGCTTCTGACGAAGTAGAAAAAATTGGTATTGAACGCGCTTGGGATGAAATCGCTCAAGCTGACCGCGTACTCTTTATGGTCGATGGCACCACGACAGATGCCACTGATCCAAAAGATATTTGGCCAGATTTCGTCGATCGCCTGCCAGATAGCATCGGCATGACAGTGATCCGCAATAAAGCCGATCAAACAGGCGAAGAGTTGGGGATCTGCCATGTCAATTCACCAACCCTGATCCGCCTGTCAGCGAAAACTGGCGCAGGCGTTGACGCACTGCGTAGCCACTTGAAAGAGTGCATGGGCTTTGCTGGTGGTCATGAAGGTGGCTTCATGGCGCGTAGACGCCATCTAGAAGCTCTAGAGCGTGCCTCTGAGCATCTGGATATCGGTCAGCAGCAACTTGAGGGCTACATGGCAGGAGAAATCTTGGCAGAAGAGCTACGCATTGCTCAGCAGCACCTCAACGAGATTACCGGTGAATTTAGCTCTGATGACCTACTCGGCCGTATCTTCTCTTCTTTCTGTATCGGCAAATAA
- the rsmG gene encoding 16S rRNA (guanine(527)-N(7))-methyltransferase RsmG encodes MSVLRQKLDELIAQTDLDVSERQREQLVGYVELLNKWNKAYNLTSVRDPIEMLVKHILDSIIVSTHLEGERFIDVGTGPGLPGIPLAIMNPDKEFHLLDSLGKRIRFIKQVVHELKIENVTPIQSRVEEYQLEDKFDGVLSRAFASMVDMVEWCHHLPKDHSGRFLALKGQLSQDEIAELPEWCCVTDIKPLQVPQLEGERHLVILSRKE; translated from the coding sequence ATGTCTGTTTTACGTCAAAAGCTTGATGAGCTGATTGCACAAACTGATTTAGACGTTTCTGAACGTCAACGTGAGCAGTTGGTGGGTTATGTTGAACTGCTCAACAAGTGGAACAAAGCTTACAACCTAACTTCAGTGCGCGATCCGATTGAAATGTTGGTGAAACACATCCTCGATAGCATCATCGTTAGCACTCACCTTGAAGGTGAGCGCTTTATCGATGTTGGTACGGGTCCTGGTTTACCTGGTATTCCTTTGGCGATCATGAATCCAGACAAAGAATTCCACTTATTGGATAGCTTGGGTAAACGCATTCGCTTTATCAAGCAAGTGGTTCACGAGCTTAAAATTGAAAACGTGACCCCGATTCAAAGTCGAGTCGAAGAGTATCAACTTGAAGATAAGTTTGATGGTGTACTAAGCCGAGCTTTTGCCTCTATGGTCGATATGGTGGAGTGGTGTCATCACCTACCAAAAGATCACTCTGGACGCTTTTTGGCGCTCAAGGGGCAATTATCACAGGATGAGATTGCTGAACTGCCAGAGTGGTGTTGTGTGACCGATATCAAACCTTTGCAAGTTCCTCAATTGGAAGGTGAGCGTCATCTAGTAATCTTATCGCGCAAGGAATAA